The Astatotilapia calliptera unplaced genomic scaffold, fAstCal1.2 U_scaffold_20, whole genome shotgun sequence genome has a segment encoding these proteins:
- the LOC113017803 gene encoding CMP-N-acetylneuraminate-beta-galactosamide-alpha-2,3-sialyltransferase 1-like: MLQRKLLIFFVLLCATAIGVFSRASWILDVYQDFFPPQNESVCACNKCLMDYDPWLSELMKESPEPFLSPTNNISEDTFNWWKHIQTDRRSFAFYNETVNKVFQIFPTKVNFTRSSPDLCRTCAVVGNSGNLNGSRYGPLIDFHDIVIRINLGPTKGFERDVGNKTTYHVMYPRSFKKLDNTTHLVFFPFKISDLLWLIRSFTQRQKETAKSGVKTNTNLVMILSPAFMKYVHYVWLEKHGRYPSTGFLTLVLSLYLCDEVNVFGFGADKKGNWNHYYEEIKNKRLRTGHHPGKLEYQYIEKLHKQRKIHFFRGW, from the exons ATGCTTCAGAGGAAactattaattttttttgtcttgctgtGTGCCACTGCCATTGGAGTCTTTTCTAGAGCTTCATGGATTTTAGATGTGTACCAGGATTTCTTCCCCCCTCAGAATGAAAGTGTTTGTGCCTGCAACAAATGTTTAATGGACTATGACCCATGGCTTAGTGAACTTATGAAAGAATCTCCTGAGCCCTTTCTATCACCCACAAACAATATCTCAGAGGATACATTTAACTGGTGGAAG cacatacagacagacagacgcagCTTCGCTTTCTACAATGAAACAGTGAACAAGGTTTTTCAGATCTTCCCAACCAAAGTCAATTTCACAAGATCCAGCCCTGACCTTTGTAGAACTTGTGCTGTGGTTGGGAATTCTGGTAATCTCAATGGATCGCGTTATGGACCACTGATAGACTTTCATGATATTGTCATAAG AATAAACCTTGGGCCCACAAAAGGCTTTGAAAGAGATgttggaaacaaaacaacataccATGTGATGTATCCAAGGAGTTTCAAAAAATTGGACAACACCACAcatcttgtgttttttccattcaaAATTTCCGATCTACTGTGGCTTATCCGGTCTTTTACTCAAAG GCAAAAAGAAACTGCTAAATCAGGTGTGAAAACTAACACGAATTTG GTGATGATCCTCAGCCCTGCTTTCATGAAATATGTCCATTATGTTTGGCTAGAAAAGCATGGGAGGTATCCATCCACTGGCTTTCTGACTTTGGTTCTCAGCTTGTACTTGTGTGATGAG GTTAATGTGTTTGGATTTGGAGCAGACAAGAAAGGAAACTGGAATCATTACTATGAGGAAATCAAAAACAAACGTCTGAGAACTGGACACCATCCTGGAAAGCTGGAATATCAATATATCGAGAAACTTCATAAGCAACGGAAAATTCATTTTTTCAGAGGATGGTAA